From one Marinobacter sp. LV10MA510-1 genomic stretch:
- the paaZ gene encoding phenylacetic acid degradation bifunctional protein PaaZ yields MSVLKSFIAGEWIGERQAKALPSAINGEIVAHTHDDTLDFKEAAEYGRKVGGKNLLAMDFQERALALKTMAMYLQEHKKELYALSMHTGSSKADNGFDIDGGFGTMFSYASMGRRELPSGNVVHEGPVTQLGKNNHFAGTHILVPRGGVALHIDAYNFPVWGMLEKFAPTFLAGMPSIVKPATSTCYVTELAVRLMHESGALPAGSLQLIIGSTGDLFEHLQEQDVVTFTGSAKTARMLRSHPNIVQRSIPFNAEADSLNSAVLAPDVTPEHEEFDLFVREIGREMTAKAGQKCTAIRRVMVPQNQVQAVCNKLKERLSKITVGDPSVEGVRMGALASMDQLEDVKANIQELLKTSELVMGGDGSFKPTGSGTDKGAFIEPHLLLCRNPENGCGAHDIEAFGPVATIIPYDTLDDMVKLVAKGRGSLVTTVTTRDPAIIAKLAPALAAYHGRLHLLDAEAAKESTGHGSPLPMLKHGGPGRAGGGEELGGIRAVHHYLQRTAIQGSPTMLAAVTGEYVRGAKLIENDVHPFRRHFEDLQICESLLTHRRTVTEADLVNFGCLSGDHFYMHFDEIAARESQFGKRIAHGYFVLSAAAGLFVYPGEGPVLANYGLDTLRFIEPVAPGDTIRARLTCKRKIDQGRMSPDGHPQGVVVWDVQVTNQDDVLVASYDILTLVAKKPE; encoded by the coding sequence ATGTCAGTTCTTAAAAGCTTTATTGCCGGAGAATGGATTGGTGAGCGGCAGGCCAAAGCCCTGCCCAGCGCCATCAACGGCGAGATTGTAGCGCATACGCACGACGACACCCTGGACTTCAAAGAAGCCGCGGAATACGGCCGCAAAGTCGGCGGCAAAAACCTGCTAGCCATGGATTTTCAGGAACGCGCTCTGGCGCTTAAAACCATGGCGATGTACCTGCAGGAGCACAAGAAAGAGCTGTACGCGTTGTCTATGCACACCGGTTCCAGCAAAGCGGATAACGGCTTCGACATCGACGGCGGCTTTGGCACCATGTTTTCTTACGCCAGTATGGGTCGCCGCGAGCTGCCGTCTGGCAACGTAGTACACGAAGGCCCGGTTACCCAGCTGGGTAAAAACAACCACTTCGCCGGCACCCACATTCTGGTGCCCCGCGGTGGCGTTGCGTTGCACATCGACGCTTACAATTTTCCGGTGTGGGGCATGCTGGAAAAGTTTGCGCCCACCTTTTTGGCGGGCATGCCTTCCATTGTTAAACCGGCCACCTCTACCTGCTACGTCACCGAACTGGCCGTGCGCCTGATGCACGAATCCGGTGCTTTGCCCGCGGGCAGTTTGCAGCTGATCATAGGCAGCACCGGCGACCTGTTCGAGCATCTGCAAGAGCAGGATGTAGTAACCTTTACCGGTTCGGCAAAAACCGCACGCATGCTGCGTAGCCACCCGAACATCGTCCAGCGCTCGATTCCGTTCAACGCCGAAGCCGACTCGCTGAACAGCGCGGTTCTGGCTCCGGACGTGACCCCGGAACATGAAGAATTCGATCTTTTTGTGCGTGAAATCGGCCGCGAAATGACCGCTAAAGCCGGTCAGAAGTGCACCGCGATTCGCCGGGTTATGGTTCCACAAAACCAAGTGCAAGCCGTGTGCAATAAGCTTAAAGAACGGCTGTCGAAGATTACCGTCGGCGACCCTTCCGTTGAAGGCGTGCGCATGGGTGCTCTGGCGTCCATGGATCAACTGGAAGACGTGAAAGCCAACATCCAGGAACTGCTGAAAACCAGCGAACTGGTGATGGGCGGAGACGGCAGTTTCAAACCCACCGGCTCAGGCACCGACAAAGGCGCGTTTATCGAACCGCATCTGCTGCTGTGCCGTAACCCAGAAAACGGTTGTGGTGCCCACGACATCGAGGCCTTCGGCCCGGTTGCCACCATTATTCCCTACGACACCCTGGACGACATGGTGAAACTGGTCGCCAAGGGCCGCGGCTCACTGGTGACCACCGTCACCACCCGTGACCCAGCGATCATTGCCAAACTGGCACCCGCACTGGCCGCCTATCACGGCCGCCTGCACCTGCTGGATGCGGAAGCGGCAAAAGAATCCACCGGCCACGGTTCTCCCCTGCCCATGCTGAAACACGGCGGCCCGGGCCGCGCTGGTGGTGGTGAAGAGCTCGGTGGCATTCGCGCGGTGCATCACTACCTGCAGCGCACAGCTATTCAGGGTTCGCCCACCATGCTGGCGGCCGTCACCGGCGAATACGTTCGCGGTGCCAAACTAATTGAAAACGACGTGCATCCGTTCCGCCGTCACTTTGAAGACCTGCAGATTTGTGAGTCACTGCTAACACACCGCCGTACCGTCACCGAAGCAGATCTGGTGAACTTCGGCTGTTTGTCCGGCGACCACTTCTACATGCACTTTGATGAAATCGCGGCCCGCGAAAGCCAGTTCGGCAAGCGCATTGCCCACGGCTATTTTGTGCTATCTGCTGCTGCAGGCTTGTTCGTGTATCCGGGTGAAGGCCCGGTGTTGGCGAACTACGGCCTGGACACCCTGCGCTTTATCGAACCGGTAGCACCGGGCGATACCATTCGTGCCCGCCTGACCTGTAAGCGCAAGATTGATCAGGGCCGGATGTCACCAGATGGCCATCCACAAGGCGTGGTGGTGTGGGATGTTCAGGTCACCAATCAAGACGACGTGCTGGTTGCCAGCTACGACATTTTGACCCTGGTCGCCAAAAAGCCGGAATAA
- the paaE gene encoding 1,2-phenylacetyl-CoA epoxidase subunit PaaE, with the protein MNKFYSLALKEVRPETRNAVSLCFELPAEGAEKFKYKQGQHLVVRTTVDGEEVRRTYSICSSVNDQELRIAIKRVPGGVFSSFANDLLKPGSVLDVMPPQGHFSVELDPERKGNYLAVAAGSGITPILSIIKTTLETEPRSEFTLFYGNKGTSSTMFRDQLQDLKNEHMTRFNLVYIFTREEQDIDLYNGRIDSDKCDRLFDHWINAKNLTAAFLCGPQMMTETVSDSLVRHGMDKSKVHYELFTPVGGVPKARKDRAETKVDLQAVSVVTVKADGRSLTFDLVRDTKSILQAGNDEGADLPYSCQAGVCSTCRAKVIEGEVEMDQNFALEDYEVAAGYVLSCQCYPVSDKVVLDYDEM; encoded by the coding sequence ATGAATAAATTCTACTCACTGGCCCTCAAAGAGGTCAGGCCGGAAACAAGAAACGCCGTATCCCTGTGCTTTGAGCTGCCCGCTGAAGGGGCCGAAAAGTTCAAGTACAAGCAGGGCCAGCACTTGGTGGTGCGCACCACAGTTGATGGCGAAGAAGTGCGCCGCACCTACTCCATCTGTTCCAGTGTGAACGATCAAGAACTGCGTATTGCCATCAAACGTGTACCCGGTGGCGTATTTTCCAGTTTCGCTAACGACCTGCTGAAGCCCGGATCCGTTCTGGACGTTATGCCGCCGCAGGGCCATTTCTCCGTTGAGCTGGACCCAGAGCGGAAAGGCAACTACCTGGCGGTCGCCGCCGGCAGTGGCATCACGCCTATTCTGTCCATTATTAAAACCACTCTGGAAACCGAGCCCAGAAGCGAGTTCACCCTGTTCTACGGCAACAAAGGCACCAGCAGCACTATGTTCCGTGACCAGCTCCAGGATCTTAAAAACGAACACATGACCCGTTTCAATCTGGTGTACATCTTCACCCGCGAAGAACAGGACATAGACCTTTACAACGGTCGCATTGACTCAGACAAGTGCGACCGATTGTTTGACCACTGGATCAACGCCAAGAACCTAACCGCGGCGTTCCTCTGCGGCCCCCAGATGATGACCGAAACCGTGAGCGATTCACTGGTACGCCACGGCATGGACAAATCGAAAGTTCATTACGAACTCTTTACGCCTGTTGGTGGCGTGCCCAAGGCACGCAAAGACCGCGCTGAAACCAAAGTCGACCTGCAAGCTGTCAGCGTTGTTACGGTAAAAGCCGATGGCCGCTCCCTGACCTTCGATCTGGTGCGCGATACCAAGAGCATTCTTCAGGCAGGTAACGACGAAGGCGCCGACCTGCCCTACTCGTGCCAGGCCGGCGTGTGTTCAACCTGCCGCGCCAAGGTCATTGAGGGCGAAGTGGAAATGGACCAGAACTTTGCGCTGGAGGATTACGAAGTGGCCGCAGGCTATGTGCTGTCATGCCAGTGCTATCCCGTCAGCGACAAGGTCGTTCTTGACTACGACGAAATGTAA
- the paaD gene encoding 1,2-phenylacetyl-CoA epoxidase subunit PaaD yields the protein MNEREPSSVDLLIASDRIPANAHPELLTEDAIWALLDNVKDPEVPAVSVLELGIVRSLSWDGKHLSIDVTPTYSGCPATELIEELIAEALRAVGIRDPQINRVLTPAWSTDWITDVGREKLRVYGIAPPQGNASKMSLLGANEVITCPFCDSKHTERVSEFGSTACKALYRCRDCLEPFDYFKCI from the coding sequence GTGAATGAACGTGAACCATCGTCTGTAGACCTGCTGATTGCCAGCGACAGGATACCGGCCAACGCCCACCCCGAGCTGCTGACAGAAGACGCAATCTGGGCGCTGCTGGATAACGTCAAAGATCCGGAAGTGCCTGCCGTCAGCGTTTTAGAGCTCGGCATCGTGCGCAGCCTGAGTTGGGATGGCAAGCATCTGAGTATTGATGTCACGCCCACCTACTCCGGCTGCCCCGCCACCGAGCTGATCGAAGAACTGATTGCCGAGGCCCTGCGCGCCGTTGGCATCCGCGACCCGCAGATTAATCGCGTGCTGACCCCAGCCTGGAGTACAGACTGGATAACGGATGTGGGCCGGGAAAAACTCCGGGTATATGGCATAGCACCGCCCCAGGGTAATGCCAGCAAAATGAGCCTGCTGGGCGCTAACGAAGTCATCACCTGCCCATTTTGTGACAGTAAGCACACCGAACGAGTCAGCGAATTCGGTTCTACAGCCTGCAAGGCGCTTTACCGCTGCCGCGACTGCCTTGAACCCTTCGACTATTTCAAATGCATATAG